One Halobaculum roseum DNA segment encodes these proteins:
- a CDS encoding ferritin-like domain-containing protein codes for MSREVIDLLRKAYGDEMETVMNYQTNAIVLDGVRAEEIKESLQADIQEELTHAEQLGNRLKQLDARPPGSAEFTANQHSLQPPEDSTNVLSVIEGVIDAEEDAIATYRDLIDAAEAADDPVTEDLAVTILSEEEAHRSEFKGYRKEYKRD; via the coding sequence ATGTCCCGGGAAGTCATCGACCTGCTACGCAAGGCGTACGGCGACGAGATGGAGACGGTGATGAACTACCAGACGAACGCCATCGTCCTCGACGGCGTCCGCGCCGAGGAGATCAAAGAGAGCCTCCAGGCCGACATCCAGGAGGAGCTCACCCACGCCGAGCAGCTCGGCAACCGACTGAAGCAGCTCGATGCCCGACCGCCGGGGTCGGCGGAGTTCACCGCGAACCAGCACTCGCTGCAGCCGCCGGAGGACTCGACGAACGTGCTGTCGGTGATCGAGGGCGTCATCGACGCCGAGGAGGACGCGATCGCGACGTACCGCGACCTCATCGACGCGGCGGAGGCGGCCGACGACCCCGTCACCGAGGACCTCGCGGTGACGATCCTCTCCGAGGAGGAGGCTCACCGCTCGGAGTTCAAGGGGTACCGCAAGGAGTACAAGCGGGACTAG
- a CDS encoding NADH-quinone oxidoreductase subunit D: MSTQTPADRLDGDDATTAPDELAELLGDHVIGREEHLNAPGYVIRPDAVRDVLSTLKAAAGYDHLSCVTAQEYEDRYESIYHLKTYDDPTREVSVVVPADTEVPRIESAEPVFRTADWHEREAYDLVGIEYDDHPDLRRILLPETWQGHPLSRDYDRTRPQIVRFDENANPLQGDRRGEDDTDTMMLNIGPHHPATHGVMHLEATLDGEQVVDVEPDIGYIHRCEEQMCQNGTYRHQIMPYPDRWDWGGGGLLNEWAYARVAETLADIEVPEYAQVVRTMSAELSRILSHLLAVGAYALDVAGDFTATFMYAITERETVQNILEDLTGQRLMFNYFRLGGVAWDLPEPRGEFFEKTRDFLDELPRRLAEFHDLLTGNEIIQLRTVDTGVLPPEVAKSYGCTGPVLRGSGVDYDLRRDDPYGYYDELDWSVVTEDAGDNFARLQVRLREMEESARIIEQCIDLLEGWPEDDRTVQANVPRTIKPDDDTEVYTAVEAAKGELGIYVRADGTDEPARFKIRGPSFSNLQALPEMAEGEHVPDLIATLGSLDTIMGEVDR; this comes from the coding sequence ATGAGCACACAGACGCCCGCGGACCGACTCGACGGCGACGACGCGACCACGGCTCCCGACGAGCTCGCCGAGCTGCTGGGCGATCACGTGATCGGTCGCGAGGAGCACCTGAACGCGCCCGGCTACGTGATCCGGCCGGACGCGGTCCGGGACGTACTCTCGACGCTGAAGGCCGCGGCGGGGTACGACCACCTGTCGTGTGTCACCGCCCAGGAGTACGAGGACCGCTACGAGTCGATCTACCACCTGAAGACGTACGACGACCCGACCCGGGAGGTCAGCGTCGTCGTCCCCGCGGACACGGAGGTCCCCCGAATCGAGTCGGCCGAGCCGGTGTTCCGGACGGCCGACTGGCACGAGCGCGAGGCGTACGACCTGGTCGGCATCGAGTACGACGACCACCCCGACCTCCGCCGCATCCTCCTCCCCGAGACCTGGCAGGGACATCCCCTGTCGCGCGACTACGACCGGACCCGTCCCCAGATCGTCAGGTTCGACGAGAACGCGAACCCGCTGCAGGGGGACCGCCGGGGCGAGGACGACACGGACACGATGATGCTCAACATCGGACCCCACCACCCCGCGACCCACGGGGTGATGCACCTGGAGGCAACGCTGGACGGCGAGCAGGTGGTCGACGTGGAGCCCGACATCGGCTACATCCACCGTTGCGAGGAGCAGATGTGTCAAAACGGCACCTACCGCCACCAGATCATGCCCTATCCCGACCGCTGGGACTGGGGCGGCGGCGGCCTGCTCAACGAGTGGGCCTACGCCCGGGTCGCCGAAACGCTCGCGGACATCGAGGTGCCGGAGTACGCGCAGGTCGTCCGGACGATGAGCGCCGAGCTGTCGCGGATCCTCTCGCACCTGCTCGCGGTGGGGGCGTACGCGCTCGACGTCGCCGGCGACTTCACCGCGACGTTCATGTACGCCATCACCGAGCGCGAGACGGTCCAGAACATCTTAGAGGACCTGACGGGCCAGCGGCTCATGTTCAACTACTTCCGCCTCGGCGGCGTCGCGTGGGACCTGCCCGAGCCCCGCGGGGAGTTCTTCGAGAAGACCCGCGACTTCCTCGACGAGTTGCCCCGCCGACTTGCGGAGTTTCACGACCTGCTTACGGGCAACGAGATCATCCAGCTTCGGACCGTCGACACGGGTGTCCTCCCGCCGGAAGTCGCCAAGAGCTACGGCTGTACCGGTCCGGTCCTCCGGGGCTCCGGGGTCGACTACGACCTCCGCCGCGACGACCCGTACGGCTACTACGACGAACTCGACTGGAGCGTCGTCACCGAGGACGCCGGCGACAACTTCGCCCGACTGCAGGTTCGGCTTCGGGAGATGGAGGAGTCCGCGCGGATCATCGAGCAGTGCATCGACCTGCTGGAGGGCTGGCCCGAGGACGACCGAACGGTGCAGGCGAACGTCCCCAGAACGATCAAACCCGACGACGACACCGAGGTCTACACCGCCGTCGAGGCCGCGAAGGGCGAACTCGGCATCTACGTCCGGGCCGACGGGACGGACGAGCCGGCACGGTTCAAGATCCGCGGGCCGTCGTTCTCGAACCTCCAGGCGCTGCCCGAGATGGCCGAGGGCGAACACGTCCCCGACCTGATCGCGACCCTCGGGAGCCTGGACACGATCATGGGCGAGGTCGACCGCTGA
- a CDS encoding UPF0146 family protein yields the protein MSDDRRAAVRRKLAGFGRLCEVGIGVRHEVAAGLADDGRAVTATDVVDRDPPEGVEFVRDDIVAAGDRAADGSGADRSDPGDALGDHYRVDCVYALNCPPELHRPLVRVAAAVDAACCFTTLGGDPPAVDATPLALPGGDTLHVARDPGGVLLG from the coding sequence GTGTCAGACGATCGTCGGGCCGCGGTCCGTCGGAAACTCGCCGGATTCGGACGGCTCTGTGAGGTCGGAATCGGCGTGCGCCACGAGGTGGCCGCGGGCCTCGCGGACGACGGCCGCGCGGTGACCGCGACGGACGTGGTCGATCGCGACCCACCGGAGGGTGTCGAGTTCGTCCGTGACGATATCGTCGCCGCCGGGGATCGCGCGGCCGACGGTTCGGGTGCCGACCGGTCCGATCCGGGCGACGCCCTCGGAGACCACTACCGCGTCGACTGCGTGTACGCGCTCAACTGCCCGCCGGAGTTGCACCGCCCGCTCGTCCGCGTCGCCGCCGCGGTCGACGCCGCCTGCTGTTTCACGACGCTCGGCGGCGACCCGCCCGCGGTCGACGCGACGCCGCTGGCGCTGCCCGGCGGCGACACCCTCCACGTCGCCCGCGACCCCGGGGGCGTCCTCCTCGGGTGA
- the npdG gene encoding NADPH-dependent F420 reductase, with product MRIALLGGTGDIGEGLAVRWGRDTDHELLVGSRDPEKARAAAESYAGTVADAGGDATVKGFDNAMAADRADVVVLAVPPYHVADTVEAVESTLDADDVVVTPAAGMKREDDGFHYHPPSAGSVTALVRDAVPDEVPVVGAFHNLAAGRLADLSQELGIDTLVVADDDDAAATVSRLAEEIEGLRALSAGGLSNAAEVESLTPLLINVATNNDDLHDLGVRFD from the coding sequence ATGCGAATCGCGCTACTCGGCGGCACCGGCGACATCGGCGAGGGGCTCGCCGTGCGCTGGGGCCGCGACACGGACCACGAACTGCTCGTCGGCTCCCGGGACCCCGAGAAGGCCCGCGCGGCCGCCGAGAGCTACGCCGGAACGGTCGCCGACGCCGGCGGCGACGCGACGGTGAAGGGATTCGACAACGCGATGGCGGCCGACCGCGCCGACGTGGTCGTGCTCGCGGTGCCGCCGTACCACGTCGCCGACACGGTCGAGGCGGTCGAGTCGACCCTCGACGCTGACGACGTGGTCGTCACGCCGGCCGCGGGGATGAAACGCGAGGACGACGGCTTCCACTACCACCCGCCGAGCGCGGGCAGCGTCACCGCGCTCGTCCGCGACGCGGTCCCCGACGAGGTGCCGGTCGTCGGCGCGTTCCACAACCTCGCGGCCGGCCGGCTCGCGGACCTCTCGCAGGAGTTGGGGATCGACACGCTGGTCGTCGCGGACGACGACGACGCGGCGGCGACGGTGTCGCGGCTGGCCGAGGAGATCGAGGGGCTGCGCGCCCTGTCGGCCGGCGGACTCTCGAACGCCGCCGAGGTGGAGTCGCTCACGCCGCTGCTCATCAACGTCGCGACGAACAACGACGACCTGCACGACCTGGGCGTGCGGTTCGACTGA
- a CDS encoding NADP-dependent oxidoreductase gives MSDNRRFHLAKRPEGVPSADTFDLREVDRPEPGPGEALVRVLYLSVDPYMRDRMRAGESYAQPWAVDDPLRGGAVCEVVESNGAGFEPGDTVVGEFPWAEYATADGSDLTPVDTGGLPVSTALGVLGMPGRTAYFGAREVAEPKADDWMVVSGAAGAVGSVVGQLGELQGSNVVGIAGSDEKCDWLTEELGFTAAINYKQEDVGNRLDEVADGVDVYYDNVGGPVTDAVWGRLNVDARVAICGQIALYNAEELPTGPRKLSKLVETRARVEGLLVRDFAPRFREATEHLGELVAGGDLQYRETVTEGLENAPEAFLGLFEGENVGKQVVKVADADGE, from the coding sequence ATGTCCGACAACAGGCGCTTCCACCTCGCGAAGCGACCCGAGGGCGTACCGAGCGCGGATACCTTCGACCTGCGCGAGGTCGACCGCCCCGAGCCGGGCCCGGGCGAGGCGCTCGTGCGCGTGCTGTACCTCTCGGTCGACCCGTACATGCGCGACCGGATGCGCGCCGGCGAGTCGTACGCCCAGCCGTGGGCGGTGGACGACCCGCTCCGCGGCGGCGCCGTCTGCGAGGTCGTCGAGTCCAACGGCGCCGGCTTCGAGCCCGGCGACACCGTCGTCGGCGAGTTCCCGTGGGCCGAGTACGCGACCGCAGACGGGTCGGATCTCACGCCCGTCGACACCGGCGGCCTCCCCGTCTCCACCGCCCTCGGCGTGCTCGGGATGCCCGGCCGCACCGCCTACTTCGGCGCCCGCGAGGTCGCCGAGCCGAAGGCCGACGACTGGATGGTCGTCTCCGGCGCCGCCGGCGCGGTCGGATCGGTCGTCGGCCAACTGGGCGAACTGCAGGGGTCGAACGTCGTCGGGATCGCCGGCTCCGACGAGAAGTGCGACTGGCTCACGGAGGAGCTGGGCTTCACGGCCGCGATCAACTACAAGCAAGAGGACGTGGGCAACCGCCTCGACGAGGTCGCCGACGGCGTCGACGTGTACTACGACAACGTCGGCGGCCCCGTCACGGACGCGGTGTGGGGACGGCTGAACGTCGACGCCCGCGTCGCGATCTGCGGGCAGATCGCCCTCTACAACGCCGAGGAGCTGCCCACCGGGCCACGGAAGCTCTCGAAACTCGTCGAGACCCGCGCCCGCGTCGAGGGGCTGCTCGTGCGCGACTTCGCGCCGCGGTTCCGCGAGGCGACCGAACACCTCGGCGAACTCGTCGCCGGCGGCGACCTCCAGTACCGCGAGACGGTCACGGAGGGACTGGAGAACGCGCCGGAGGCGTTCCTCGGGCTGTTCGAGGGCGAGAACGTCGGCAAACAGGTGGTGAAGGTCGCCGACGCGGACGGCGAGTAA
- a CDS encoding ribosome biogenesis/translation initiation ATPase RLI, with protein MADDSIAVVDLDRCQPDRCNYECANFCPPNRTGKDCIVERGDHYAEDEPYDGGPDQVWISEEICLGETCGICVEKCPFDAIEIINLPSELENDPVHRYGDNAFGLYGLPVPEPGTVTGILGPNGIGKSTAVKMLSGELIPNLGNHAEEANWDAVLERFKGTELQNYIERVIDGEVSVARKPQYVDQIPKQFDGNTRELLERTDERDALDSLVERLSIGPVMDQDIDSISGGELQRVALAATLARDADFYFLDEITPYLDIGQRMTAARLIRELADDGDRSMMVVEHDLAILDLLADTLHVTYGEPGAYGVVTDPKSTRNGINEYLKGYLDNENMRIRPNTITFDEHAPREITRSQVLFEYPDLSKSYGEGEFSLEVDGGAVHESEVLGIVGPNGIGKSTMAKLFAGQLEPDEGDLDFRLDIAYKPQYIEIDQPMRVDAFLSSIADDFGSSYWDTEIARPLQLNPIMEQNLTDLSGGERQRVAIAACLSEDADLYLLDEPSAHLDVEQRVQATTAIRRYAENHDATVMVIDHDIYMIDLLADRLMVFDGEPAVHGHATQPQQMRSGMNDFLGDLDITFRRDERTGRPRINKPGSQLDREQKREGEYYYSG; from the coding sequence TCGATCGATGCCAGCCCGACAGGTGCAACTACGAGTGTGCGAACTTCTGTCCGCCCAACCGCACCGGCAAGGACTGCATCGTCGAGCGCGGCGACCACTACGCCGAGGACGAGCCGTACGACGGCGGCCCCGACCAGGTGTGGATCTCCGAGGAGATCTGCCTGGGCGAGACGTGCGGGATCTGCGTCGAGAAGTGTCCGTTCGACGCCATCGAGATCATCAACCTCCCGTCGGAGCTGGAGAACGACCCGGTCCACCGCTACGGCGACAACGCGTTCGGGCTGTACGGCCTCCCGGTGCCCGAGCCCGGCACGGTGACGGGCATCCTCGGGCCCAACGGGATCGGGAAGTCGACGGCGGTGAAGATGCTCTCGGGCGAGCTGATCCCGAACCTCGGTAACCACGCCGAGGAAGCGAACTGGGACGCCGTTTTAGAGCGGTTCAAGGGGACTGAGCTGCAGAACTACATCGAGCGCGTCATCGACGGCGAGGTCAGCGTGGCCCGCAAGCCGCAGTACGTCGACCAGATCCCCAAGCAGTTCGACGGCAACACCCGGGAGCTGCTGGAGCGCACCGACGAGCGCGACGCCCTCGACTCGCTGGTCGAGCGCCTCTCGATCGGGCCGGTGATGGACCAGGACATCGACTCCATCTCCGGCGGCGAGCTCCAGCGCGTCGCGCTGGCGGCGACGCTCGCGCGCGACGCGGACTTCTACTTCCTCGACGAGATCACGCCGTATCTGGACATCGGCCAGCGGATGACCGCCGCGCGGCTCATCCGCGAACTCGCCGACGATGGCGACCGCTCGATGATGGTCGTCGAGCACGACCTCGCCATCCTCGACCTGCTGGCGGACACGCTCCACGTCACCTACGGTGAACCCGGCGCCTACGGTGTCGTCACGGACCCGAAGTCCACCCGAAACGGCATCAACGAGTACCTGAAGGGGTACCTCGACAACGAGAACATGCGGATCCGGCCGAACACGATCACCTTCGACGAGCACGCGCCCCGGGAGATCACGCGCTCGCAGGTGCTGTTCGAGTACCCCGACCTGTCGAAGTCCTACGGCGAGGGGGAGTTCTCGCTGGAGGTCGACGGCGGCGCCGTCCACGAGTCGGAGGTGCTGGGCATCGTCGGCCCCAACGGGATCGGGAAGTCGACGATGGCGAAGCTGTTCGCCGGGCAGCTCGAACCCGACGAGGGCGATCTCGACTTCCGGCTCGACATCGCCTACAAGCCGCAGTACATCGAGATCGACCAGCCGATGCGCGTCGACGCGTTCCTCTCGTCGATAGCCGACGACTTCGGCTCCTCCTACTGGGACACCGAGATCGCCCGGCCGCTCCAGCTCAACCCGATCATGGAGCAGAACCTCACCGACCTCTCGGGCGGGGAACGCCAGCGCGTCGCCATCGCGGCGTGTCTCTCGGAGGACGCCGACCTGTACCTGCTGGACGAGCCGTCGGCGCACCTCGACGTGGAGCAGCGCGTGCAGGCGACGACCGCGATCCGCCGGTACGCCGAGAACCACGACGCGACGGTGATGGTCATCGACCACGACATCTACATGATCGACCTGCTGGCCGACCGCCTGATGGTGTTCGACGGCGAGCCGGCCGTGCACGGCCACGCGACGCAACCGCAGCAGATGCGCTCGGGGATGAACGACTTCCTCGGCGACCTCGACATCACGTTCCGCCGCGACGAGCGGACGGGGCGCCCGCGGATCAACAAGCCCGGTTCGCAGCTCGACCGCGAGCAGAAGCGCGAAGGCGAGTACTACTACTCCGGGTAG
- a CDS encoding archaemetzincin family Zn-dependent metalloprotease → MHVDIVPIGDVSAQVKREASAGLRSVYDCDVTVHDEQSIPEGAYDRSRNQYRAEQFIELVSRTGNGEKNIGITPQDLYYRRRNYVFGLAYLNGNGSVVSTYRLQTSSDGGVTSKPSSEVFADRVRKEIVHEIGHTLGLEHCDNSKCVMSFSPTVREVDVKEEHLCGTCAREYL, encoded by the coding sequence ATGCATGTCGACATCGTGCCCATCGGGGACGTCTCCGCGCAGGTGAAGCGCGAGGCGTCGGCGGGCCTCCGCTCGGTGTACGACTGCGACGTGACGGTTCACGACGAGCAGTCGATCCCCGAGGGCGCGTACGATCGCAGCCGCAACCAGTACCGGGCCGAGCAGTTCATCGAGCTCGTCTCGCGTACCGGCAACGGCGAGAAGAACATCGGTATCACCCCGCAGGACCTGTACTACCGGCGGCGTAACTACGTCTTCGGGCTCGCGTATCTCAACGGCAACGGCTCGGTCGTCTCCACCTACCGCCTGCAGACCTCCTCGGACGGCGGCGTCACCTCCAAGCCCTCCAGCGAGGTGTTCGCCGACCGCGTCCGCAAGGAGATCGTCCACGAGATCGGCCACACCCTCGGCCTGGAGCACTGCGACAACAGCAAGTGCGTGATGTCCTTCTCCCCGACGGTTCGGGAGGTCGACGTGAAGGAGGAGCACCTCTGTGGCACCTGCGCTCGCGAGTACCTGTAG
- a CDS encoding helix-turn-helix domain-containing protein, with product MKTLALRLDPDEASTHPMHAFVAERPEFGPTRLLQWNPRIGETNVLLFHVDGPPEPFLPALEGVDTAEVVEPSAESAVDGFYLYVRERLTDRDRGLVEAFADENVVVVPPVVYATDGSMRFSVVGTGDALGRAIDRTPDGVDVSVRRVRSGAGAAVDPSAGLTDRQREVVAAAVDVGYYEEPRDATLADVAERLGCAPSTAAEHVRRAEATLVRSAVGTEDP from the coding sequence GTGAAGACGCTCGCCCTCCGGCTCGACCCCGACGAGGCGTCGACGCACCCGATGCACGCGTTCGTCGCCGAGCGTCCGGAGTTCGGTCCGACGCGACTGCTCCAATGGAACCCGCGGATCGGCGAGACGAACGTCCTGCTGTTCCACGTCGACGGCCCGCCCGAGCCGTTCCTCCCCGCGCTGGAGGGCGTCGACACCGCTGAGGTCGTCGAGCCCTCGGCCGAGTCGGCCGTCGACGGGTTCTACCTGTACGTCCGCGAGCGCCTCACCGACCGCGACCGCGGACTCGTCGAGGCGTTCGCCGACGAGAACGTCGTGGTCGTCCCCCCGGTCGTGTACGCGACCGACGGCTCGATGCGGTTCTCGGTCGTCGGGACCGGCGACGCGCTCGGACGGGCGATCGACAGAACGCCCGACGGCGTGGACGTGTCGGTCCGTCGAGTCCGGAGCGGCGCCGGCGCCGCCGTCGATCCGAGCGCGGGACTCACCGACCGCCAGCGGGAGGTCGTCGCCGCCGCCGTCGACGTCGGCTACTACGAGGAGCCCCGGGACGCGACGCTCGCGGACGTGGCCGAGCGTCTCGGGTGTGCCCCGAGCACGGCCGCGGAGCACGTCCGGCGCGCCGAGGCGACGCTCGTCCGGAGCGCGGTCGGAACCGAGGACCCCTGA
- a CDS encoding DUF7534 family protein, whose product MSEGDGTERRGNTDEGDGNDPRGGSDRRDGRDRRSSPSRRTRVARIVQFLTFVALLDLLALGLATQFVPPDRLTLAITVGPMLVVSPVLAYWFVYKRGGAGGR is encoded by the coding sequence GTGAGCGAGGGCGACGGCACGGAGCGGCGGGGCAACACGGACGAGGGAGACGGAAACGACCCGCGGGGCGGCAGCGATCGGCGAGACGGCCGCGACCGCCGGTCGTCTCCGTCCCGCCGGACCCGGGTCGCCCGGATCGTTCAGTTTCTCACCTTCGTCGCGCTGCTCGACCTGTTGGCGCTCGGGCTGGCGACCCAGTTCGTTCCGCCGGACCGGCTGACGCTGGCGATCACGGTCGGCCCGATGCTGGTCGTCTCGCCGGTGCTGGCGTACTGGTTCGTCTACAAGCGCGGCGGCGCCGGCGGGCGCTAG
- a CDS encoding PaaI family thioesterase, whose translation MSVADLLNGMPFADHMGIDVVEAADGRAVVELPMHEDLSSVPGRKIAHGGVTYALADTAAGAAVISLHHKPTPTVDMRMDYLAPATTDLRAEATVVRDGGSVATAEVRIEDVNGTHVADARGTFKTGGGGDGGAWGVTPGDDSLDG comes from the coding sequence ATGAGCGTCGCCGACCTGCTCAACGGGATGCCGTTCGCCGACCACATGGGTATCGACGTCGTCGAGGCCGCCGACGGCCGCGCCGTCGTCGAGCTCCCGATGCACGAGGACCTCTCGTCGGTGCCGGGGCGGAAGATCGCCCACGGCGGCGTCACCTACGCGCTGGCGGACACGGCCGCGGGGGCGGCGGTCATCTCGCTGCACCACAAGCCGACGCCGACCGTCGACATGCGGATGGACTACCTCGCGCCGGCGACGACCGACCTGCGCGCGGAGGCGACCGTCGTCCGCGACGGCGGCAGCGTCGCCACCGCGGAGGTGCGGATCGAGGACGTGAACGGCACGCACGTCGCCGACGCGCGCGGGACGTTCAAGACCGGAGGCGGCGGCGACGGCGGCGCGTGGGGCGTCACGCCGGGCGACGACTCGCTCGACGGGTAG
- a CDS encoding TIGR01548 family HAD-type hydrolase translates to MRVDTVVLDVDGVLVDVADSYRRAVVESVERLYGDTLARPDLQAFKDAGGFNNDWELSDAVALYVLARERGLDADVDAFTDAVAANGTGLDGARAAVRDVLGDDEADAIEAEWDPERIRETFQALYLGAELYRDIEGDAPPFEAPGFIHDEPVLVTEATVDALTERYPVCVLTGRPAAEADIALDRVGLDVADDRRFTMDDWEEGKPHPRALVTLAERTDADRVAFVGDTLDDVRTAVNADAADDSTAYYGIGVLTGGLTGEEGRAKYADAGASAVIESVNDLPDLLE, encoded by the coding sequence ATGCGAGTCGACACGGTCGTGTTGGACGTGGACGGCGTGCTCGTCGACGTGGCCGATTCCTACCGCCGTGCGGTCGTCGAGAGCGTCGAACGGCTGTACGGCGACACCCTCGCCCGCCCGGACCTCCAGGCGTTCAAGGACGCCGGCGGGTTCAACAACGACTGGGAACTCAGCGATGCCGTCGCGCTGTACGTGCTCGCACGCGAGCGCGGCCTCGACGCCGACGTGGACGCGTTCACCGACGCCGTCGCCGCCAACGGAACCGGGCTCGACGGCGCCCGCGCCGCCGTCCGCGACGTCCTCGGCGACGACGAGGCGGACGCGATCGAGGCCGAGTGGGACCCCGAGCGCATCCGGGAGACGTTCCAGGCGCTGTATCTCGGCGCCGAGCTGTACCGCGACATCGAGGGCGACGCGCCGCCGTTCGAGGCGCCGGGGTTCATCCACGACGAGCCGGTACTCGTGACCGAGGCGACCGTCGACGCGTTGACAGAGCGCTACCCGGTGTGCGTCCTCACCGGCCGCCCCGCCGCGGAGGCGGACATCGCACTCGACCGTGTCGGCCTCGACGTGGCCGACGACCGCCGCTTCACTATGGACGACTGGGAGGAAGGCAAACCCCACCCTCGGGCGCTCGTGACGCTCGCCGAGCGCACCGACGCCGATCGGGTGGCGTTCGTCGGCGACACGCTCGACGACGTGCGCACCGCCGTCAACGCCGACGCCGCGGACGACTCGACCGCCTACTACGGGATCGGCGTCCTGACGGGCGGACTCACCGGCGAGGAGGGCCGCGCGAAGTACGCCGACGCCGGCGCCAGCGCGGTGATCGAGAGCGTGAACGACCTGCCGGACCTGTTGGAGTGA
- the ubaA gene encoding SAMP-activating enzyme E1, translating into MTGLALDSTQLDRYSRHIILDEVGPAGQQALLEGSALVVGAGGLGSPVVQYLAAAGVGRLGIVDDDEVERSNLQRQIVHADADVGRPKAESAAEYVRRLNPDVDVEPRETRLDAGNAEDLIGDYDVVVDASDNFGTRYLVNDVARLTDTSVAHGSIYKFEGQATTLVPEGPCYRCLFPEAPEPGEIPDCATTGVLGVLPGTVGCIQATEAVKLLLEAGEVLEGRLLFYDAMDMTFETVPYRPNPDCPVCGDDAIDSIEGIDYEHGCSVTAD; encoded by the coding sequence ATGACCGGACTCGCGCTCGATTCCACCCAACTCGACCGCTACTCGCGGCACATCATCCTCGACGAGGTCGGTCCCGCGGGCCAGCAGGCGTTGCTGGAGGGCTCGGCGCTCGTCGTCGGCGCCGGCGGGCTCGGCTCACCGGTCGTCCAGTACCTCGCGGCCGCCGGGGTCGGGCGGCTCGGCATCGTCGACGACGACGAAGTGGAGCGGTCGAACCTCCAGCGGCAGATCGTCCACGCGGACGCCGACGTGGGCAGGCCGAAGGCCGAGTCGGCCGCCGAGTACGTCCGCCGGCTCAACCCCGACGTGGACGTGGAGCCCCGCGAGACGCGCCTCGACGCCGGCAACGCCGAGGACCTGATCGGCGACTACGACGTCGTCGTCGACGCCTCCGACAACTTCGGCACGCGCTATCTGGTCAACGACGTGGCGCGGCTGACCGACACGTCGGTCGCCCACGGCTCCATCTACAAGTTCGAGGGGCAGGCGACCACGCTGGTGCCCGAGGGGCCCTGCTACCGCTGTCTGTTCCCCGAGGCGCCCGAGCCGGGCGAGATCCCCGACTGCGCGACGACGGGCGTGCTCGGCGTGCTTCCCGGCACCGTCGGCTGCATCCAGGCGACGGAGGCCGTGAAGCTCCTGCTGGAGGCGGGCGAGGTGCTGGAGGGGCGGCTCCTGTTTTACGACGCGATGGACATGACCTTCGAGACGGTGCCGTACCGCCCGAACCCCGACTGCCCGGTGTGTGGCGACGACGCCATCGACTCCATCGAGGGGATCGACTACGAGCACGGCTGCAGCGTCACGGCCGACTGA